From Candidatus Nanopelagicales bacterium, the proteins below share one genomic window:
- a CDS encoding ABC transporter ATP-binding protein yields MDRPETATVERSAVRARGLTKIYGEGDTRVVALDAVDCDIETAQLTAVMGPSGSGKSTLLHCLAGLDSVTEGSVFIRDVELSELSDAKLTRLRRESVGFVFQMFNLIPTLTALENITLPLDLAGRTADDAWLDTVIAAVGLGDRLNHKPSELSGGQRQRVACARALASRPAVIFADEPTGNLDSKASAEVLAFLRRGVDEFGQTIVVVTHDPGAASYADRILFLADGHIVDEMSDPTADTIVQRMIGLESVQAV; encoded by the coding sequence ATGGACCGCCCCGAAACCGCGACCGTGGAACGATCCGCCGTGCGCGCGCGCGGGCTGACCAAGATCTATGGCGAAGGAGACACCCGCGTTGTCGCCCTCGACGCGGTCGACTGCGACATCGAGACCGCCCAGCTCACAGCTGTGATGGGACCATCCGGGTCTGGCAAGTCAACGCTCCTGCACTGTCTGGCCGGGTTGGACTCGGTCACCGAAGGCAGCGTGTTCATCCGCGACGTGGAGCTATCTGAGCTGTCCGACGCGAAACTGACCCGGCTGCGCCGCGAGTCCGTCGGATTCGTGTTCCAGATGTTCAACCTGATACCGACTCTGACAGCGCTGGAGAACATCACCTTGCCGCTCGACCTAGCTGGACGAACCGCCGATGACGCGTGGCTCGACACAGTCATCGCCGCAGTTGGCCTCGGCGACCGGCTGAACCACAAGCCGTCGGAGTTGTCTGGCGGCCAGCGACAGCGCGTGGCCTGTGCCAGGGCACTGGCGTCACGTCCAGCGGTCATCTTCGCTGATGAACCCACGGGCAACCTGGACTCCAAAGCTAGCGCTGAAGTGCTCGCTTTCCTCAGGCGCGGAGTCGACGAGTTCGGGCAAACCATCGTCGTGGTGACTCACGATCCGGGCGCCGCTTCATACGCCGATCGGATACTGTTCCTCGCCGACGGCCACATTGTGGACGAGATGAGCGATCCAACGGCGGACACGATCGTCCAGCGAATGATCGGCCTCG
- a CDS encoding PD-(D/E)XK nuclease family protein, giving the protein MSSTTAATGRSLGPRPPSSLSPSRAGDFMSCPLLYRFRSIDRIPEPPGEDAVRGTLLHLVMERLFDLPAGGRTLAAAQSLIATSWESISRERPELPGLLFADESAWERWLADSSESEPAQERVARFLEDAGAILPHYFEIEDPNRLEPAERELSVSTTLDSGLVLRGIIDRLDRSSSGALRVVDYKTGRAPGQGWETKALFQMRFYGLVVWREFGQVPARLQLMYLASAESIAIEPTEPELLATQRKVEALWSAIDNAAKAGLWRPKPSRLCDWCHHKSLCPAWDGIAPPLPGSSGSEHTALGVTL; this is encoded by the coding sequence TGTCCCCTTCGCGGGCCGGTGACTTCATGTCCTGCCCTCTGCTGTACCGGTTTCGTTCCATCGACCGTATTCCAGAGCCTCCGGGCGAGGACGCCGTGCGCGGAACCCTGCTGCACCTAGTTATGGAGCGCCTGTTCGACCTCCCGGCGGGAGGCAGAACCCTAGCGGCGGCTCAATCTCTGATCGCGACGAGCTGGGAGTCGATCTCGCGGGAGCGCCCCGAGCTTCCGGGTCTCCTCTTCGCCGATGAGAGCGCTTGGGAACGCTGGCTCGCGGACTCATCCGAAAGCGAGCCAGCCCAAGAACGGGTCGCCCGGTTCCTGGAGGACGCGGGAGCCATTCTGCCGCACTACTTCGAGATCGAAGACCCGAACCGTCTTGAACCCGCGGAGCGGGAGCTGTCGGTCTCAACGACGCTCGACAGCGGGCTTGTGCTCAGGGGGATCATAGATCGCCTCGACCGGTCGTCGTCGGGGGCTTTGCGGGTCGTCGACTACAAGACCGGGCGCGCACCTGGCCAGGGCTGGGAGACAAAGGCGTTGTTCCAGATGCGCTTCTACGGGCTAGTCGTCTGGCGGGAATTCGGGCAAGTCCCGGCGCGGTTGCAGCTGATGTACCTAGCGAGCGCGGAATCGATCGCGATTGAGCCAACCGAACCAGAACTCCTGGCCACCCAGCGGAAAGTGGAGGCGCTGTGGAGCGCCATTGACAACGCCGCGAAAGCCGGGCTCTGGCGCCCCAAACCGTCGCGGCTATGCGATTGGTGCCACCACAAGAGCCTTTGCCCGGCGTGGGATGGAATCGCGCCGCCGCTCCCTGGGAGTTCGGGCAGCGAGCACACCGCGTTAGGGGTGACACTGTGA